One window from the genome of Lathamus discolor isolate bLatDis1 chromosome 24, bLatDis1.hap1, whole genome shotgun sequence encodes:
- the TRIM46 gene encoding tripartite motif-containing protein 46, with translation MAEGEDLQTFTSIMDALVRISTSMKNMERELVCPVCKEMYKQPLALPCTHNVCHVCASEVLLQHGYLCCDPTSEPSSPAATPATRSPRLGRRAVPKPDRLDRLLKSGFGTYPGRKRGPVHPQSVSFPCPACRRDVDLGERGLGSLFRNLTLERVVERYRQTINISAAIMCQFCKPPQLEATKGCTECKSSFCNECFKLYHPWGTQKAQHEPTPPTLTFRPKGLMCPEHKEEVTHYCKTCQRLVCQLCRVRRTHTSHKITPVLSAYQALREKLTKSLAYILSSQDTVQTQIAELEETVKHTEVNGSQAKEEVSQLIQGLCSMLEEKRATLLQAIEECQQERLASLHGQIQEHQAMLENSGMVGYAQEVLKETDHPCFVQAAKQLHNRILRATDSLQSFRPAATASFSHFQLDVSRELKLLTDLAFIRAPEAPVIDTQRTYAYDQIFLCWRLPQHSPPAWHYTVEYRKTDTKAKGLKLWQRREEVRGTSALVEYLDTDSVYVLRVKGCNKAGFGEYSEDIYLHTPPAPVLNFFLDNRWGFNRDRLAISKDQRAVRSVPGIPMLFAAERLMTSCHLSIDLVIGDVAITQGKSYWACCVDPSSYLVKVGVGLESKLQEWFQVPQDVVSPRYDPDSGHDSGAEDTTVEAPPPYAFLTIGMGKILLSHGSALTSRDPNGCTVPLPPRIGICLDYEQGKVSFYDAVSFRELWECGVDCSGPVCPAFCFIGGGALHLQELVANKQERKVTIGGFAKLD, from the exons ACCAGCATGAAGAACATGGAGCGGGAGCTGGTGTGCCCGGTGTGCAAGGAGATGTACAAGCAGCCGCTGGCGCTGCCCTGCACGCACAACGTCTGCCACGTCTGCGCCAGcgaggtgctgctgcagcacggGTACCTCTGCTGCGACCCCACCTCTGAGCCCTCCTCGCCCGCCGCCACCCCGGCCACCCGCAGCCCCCGCCTGGGCCGCCGCGCTGTGCCCAAGCCCGACCGCCTCGACCGCCTCCTCAAGTCGG GCTTCGGCACCTACCCCGGGCGCAAGCGGGGCCCGGTGCACCCGCAGAGCGTGAGCTTCCCCTGCCCCGCGTGCCGGCGGGACGTGGACCTGGGCGAGCGGggcctgggcagcctcttccgcAACCTGACGCTGGAGCGGGTGGTGGAGCGCTACCGGCAGACCATCAACATCAGCGCTGCCATCATGTGCCAGTTCTGCAAGCCCCCGCAGCTGGAGGCCACCAAGGGCTGCACCGAGTGCAAGTCCAGCTTCTGCAATGAGTGCTTCAAGCTCTACCATCCCTGGGGCACGCAGAAAGCCCAGCACGAGCCCACGCCGCCCACCCTCACCTTCCGCCCCAAG GGGCTGATGTGCCCTGAGCACAAGGAGGAGGTGACTCACTACTGCAAGACGTGCCAGCGACTGGTGTGCCAGCTCTGCCGTGTGCGGCGCACTCACACCAGCCACAAGATCACCCCCGTGCTCAGCGCGTACCAGGCCCTCAGG gagAAGCTGACCAAGAGCCTCGCCTACATCCTGAGCAGCCAGGACACGGTGCAGACCCAGATTGCCGAGCTGGAGGAGACGGTGAAGCACACAGAG GTGAATGGCTCGCAGGCCAAGGAGGAGGTGTCGCAGCTGATCCAGGGGCTGTGCTCCATGCTGGAGGAGAAGCGGGCCACCCTGCTGCAGGCCATCGAGGAGTGCCAGCAGGAGCGGCTGGCCAGCCTGCACGGCCAGATCCAGGAGCACCAGGCCATGCTGGAGAACTCAGGCATGGTGGGCTATGCCCAGGAGGTGCTGAAGGAGACTGACCACCCCTGCTTCGTCCAGGCTGCCAAGCAGCTGCACAACAG GATCCTCAGGGCCACCGACTCGCTGCAGAGCTTCCGGCCCGCGGCCACAGCCTCCTTCAGCCACTTCCAGCTGGACGTCAGCAGGGAGCTGAAGCTGCTCACGGACCTGGCCTTCATCCGAG CCCCCGAGGCCCCCGTCATCGACACGCAGCGCACCTACGCCTATGACCAGATCTTCCTGTGCTGGCGGCTGCCGCAGCACTCGCCGCCCGCCTGGCACTACACGGTGGAGTACCGCAAGACCGACACCAAGGCCAAGGGGCTGAAGCTGTGGCAGCGGCGGGAGGAGGTGCGCGGCACCAGCGCCCTCGTGGAGTACCTGGACACGGACAGCGTGTACGTGCTGCGGGTGAAGGGCTGCAACAAGGCGGGATTCGGGGAGTACAGCGAGGACATCTACCTGCACACGCCGCCCGCCCCAG tgctcaacttctTCCTGGACAACCGCTGGGGCTTCAACCGGGACCGCCTGGCCATCAGCAAGGACCAGCGCGCCGTGCGCAGCGTGCCCGGCATCCCCATGCTCTTTGCTGCCGAGCGCCTCATGACCAGCTGCCACCTCTCCATCGACCTGGTCATCGGCGACGTGGCCATCACGCAGGGCAAGAGCTACTGGGCCTGCTGCGTGGACCCCAGCTCCTACCTGGTCAAGGTGGGAGTGGGGCTGGAGAGCAAGCTCCAGGAGTGGTTCCAGGTGCCGCAGGATGTGGTGAGCCCCAG gtacGACCCCGACAGCGGCCACGACAGCGGAGCAGAGGACACGACGGTGGAGGCCCCCCCTCCCTACGCCTTCCTCACCATCGGCATGGGCAAGATCCTGCTGTCGCACGGCTCGGCGCTCACCTCCCGCGACCCCAACGGCTGCACCGTGCCCTTGCCCCCGCGCATCGGCATCTGCCTGGACTACGAGCAGGGCAAGGTGAGCTTCTACGACGCCGTCTCCTTCCGCGAGCTCTGGGAGTGCGGCGTGGACTGCTCCGGGCCCGTCTGCCCGGCCTTCTGCTTCATCGGCGGGGGGGCCCTGCACCTCCAGGAGCTGGTGGCCAACAAGCAGGAGCGGAAAGTGACCATCGGGGGCTTCGCCAAGCTGGACTGA
- the MUC1 gene encoding mucin-1 — translation MANTTLLLLLALGAGTCAMTTTTESTTETTTTDTTTTETTTTTTEMTTETTTTTPMTTAPNITITSSNGTQPPPATAFPSTNNTTSFQPNNATANSTTVPTPVSSATPYTNTTINSSSLVPTFSANSSTVAPTIATNTTNSSTVAPTIATNITNSSTVAPTIATNTTNSSTVAPTIATNITNSNTTAPTIATNITNSSAAAPTSDTDGGTAILTSSTKSSSTQTVPTRTTSVTAPMVAPGGSAGPSHNTATAVQLLLSIPLSFHILNRSFNESLRNPTSEQYRSLSRAVLAMFDHVYGSGQSYKGCSELRFSQGSVAVQSTLVFDQGNAIISSTAAEQQLRSNLDQNGFIMGLQLDDISSNTDGMPQAMAPAVPGWAIALLVLVCILLLLSILTCLLLTICACRRKTRGKLDLFSTKDSYHPMSEYLQYQSHGRYASPSSKPNPYSQVAGSNGPGTGTFTYTNPSATSDNL, via the exons ATGGCCAACAccaccctcctgctgctgctggcgctGGGCGCAG GTACCTGTGCCATGACCACCACCACCGAGAGCACcacagagaccaccaccaccgACACAACCACCACGGAGACAACCACGACCACCACGGAAATGACCACCGAGAcgaccaccaccacccccatgACCACCGCCCCAAACATCACCATCACAAGCAGCAATGGGACACAGCCCCCCCCTGCTACAGCCTTCCCCAGCACAAACAACACCACAAGCTTCCAGCCCAACAACGCCACTGCCAACAGCACCACGGTGCCTACCCCGGTCAGCTCTGCCACCCCCTACACCAACACCACcataaacagcagcagcttggtCCCCACCTTCAGCGCCAACAGCAGCACCGTGGCTCCCACCATTGCCACCAACACAACCAACAGCAGCACCGTGGCTCCCACCATTGCCACCAACATAACCAACAGCAGCACCGTGGCTCCCACCATTGCCACCAACACAACCAACAGCAGCACGGTGGCTCCCACCATTGCCACCAACATAACCAACAGCAACACCACGGCTCCCACCATTGCCACCAACATAACCAACAGCAGCGCTGCAGCTCCCACCTCTGACACGGACGGTGGCACGGCGATTCTCACCTCCAGcaccaaaagcagcagcacccagaccGTCCCCACGCGCACAACCTCTGTCACGGCCCCTATGGTGGCACCGGGCGGCAGCGCCGGTCCCAGCCACAACACAGCCACCGCggtgcagctgctgctcagcattCCCCTGTCCTTCCACATCCTCAACAGGAGCTTCAACGAGAGCCTGCGCAACCCCACCTCAGAGCAGTACCGGAGCCTGAGCCGCGCTGTGCTGGCCATG TTTGACCATGTCTATGGCAGTGGGCAGAGCTACAAGGGATGCAGTGAGCTCCGTTTCAG CCAAGGCTCCGTGGCCGTGCAGTCCACCCTCGTGTTTGACCAGGGCAacgccatcatctccagcactgccgctgagcagcagctcaggagcaACCTGGACCAGAATGGCTTCATCATGGGCCTGCAGCTGGATGACATCTCGA GCAACACGGACGGGATGCCCCAAGCGATGGCGCCTGCGGTACCAGGCTGGGCAATTGCTCTGCTGGTCCTGGtctgcatcctgctgctgctgagcatcctCACCTGCCTCCTGCTG ACCATCTGCGCCTGCCGCCGGAAGACCCGTGGGAAGCTGGACCTGTTCAGCACGAAGGATTCCTACCACCCCATGTCCGAGTACCTGCAGTACCAGAGCCACGGGCGCTACGCATCCCCCAGCAGCAAACCCAACCCCTACAGCCAG GTTGCTGGCAGCAACGGCCCAGGGACCGGCACCTTCACCTACACCAACCCTTCCGCTACCTCCGACAACCTCTGA
- the LOC136003889 gene encoding collagen alpha-1(I) chain-like, producing the protein MGAAAPGPALKRATRCARGCPDGTGTGGSPRGRAAGSRDGARERPGLAGAAEGGGGARYRAPPGPSGAGRGGAEPPPPTHKHPPPQAAGGTRGLRSRSRFLSRGVSRGPRPPGGAAAQSQPERTGPDRDPAGTQPGPDRDPAAPRAAPGPGVAAAGDWARSSPIPTPHPGERSIGSADGSVEPGGGSRGRAGRDRSRSCGPAVPGARGTGQDGGTGGTSYPWGSGGRGVAHGVPVGLTPNSPAHGSKESRHCPFPVSPTRGSGMLLAVPPPSRDPTPAVRMLREPHRAPYPVRSEKKGDPPPPPAVGGAGGGVGPPLLPQVFL; encoded by the exons ATGGGCGCGGCGGCACCGGGCCCCGCTCTTAAAAGGGCAACGCGGTGCGCGCGGGGCTGCCCCGACGGTACCGGTACCGGGGGCAGTCCCCGGGGCAGGGCTGCCGGATCCCGGGACGGGGCTCGGGAGCGACCGGGGCTTGCGGGAGccgcggaggggggggggggggcccggtACCGAGCGCCCCCCGGCCCGTCCGGTGCAGGGCGCGGGGGGGCTGAGCCGCCACCCCCAACacacaaacacccccccccccaggctgcCGGGGGCACCCGCGGGCTCCGGTCCCGCTCCCGGTTCTTGTCCCGGGGGGTGTCGCGAGGACCGCGTCCGCCAGGGGGCGCTGCAGCTCAGTCGCAGCCGGAGCGGACGGGACCCGACCGGGACCCAGCCGGGACCCAACCGGGACCCGACCGGGACCCAGCGGCCCCTCGTGCGGCGCCGGGCCCGGGGGTCGCTGCCGCTGGGGACTGGGCCCGttccagccccatccccaccccccaccccggcGAGCGCTCCATCGGTTCTGCCGACGGGAGCGTTGAACCGGGGGGAGGCTCCCGG ggcagggcagggagggaccGGAGCCGTTCGTGCGGTCCGGCCGTGCCAGGAGCACGTGGCACCGGGCAGGACGGGGGCACCGGCGGCACCTCGTACCCCTGGG GTTCTGGGGGCCGTGGCGTAGCCCATGGGGTTCCTGTGGGTTTAACCCCAAACTCCCCTGCCCACGGATCCAAGGAATCCCGGCACTGCCCCTTCCCTGTGTCCCCCACCCGCGGCTCGGGGATGCTGCTGGCGGTGCCCCCCCCAAGCCGGGACCCAACCCCGGCCGTCAGGATGCTGCGGGAGCCCCATCGCGCCCCGTACCCGGTGCGAAGCGAGAAGAagggggaccccccccccccccccgccgtcggtggggccggcggcggggTGGGGCCTCCGCTCCTGCCCCAGGTGTTTCTATAA